GATCCGGACAACCGATACCAAACATGTGAAGAAATATTGGACGACCTGCGGCCTGAAGAAATAATTTTGTGATCAAGGCCTCAAATGTCTTGCTATCCCGCCATTAATCTTTGTATTTTGCTTCATTAATTTTACTCACAGACACTTGCCATGCAGAAAATAACCGACCTGCTCGACGACCTGAATAAAAAGTTAGATGAAGGGTTTAAAGAACTCTCTGCTCTTTTTTCCGGTTTGAACACCAGTTTAGCTCAAAAAGATTACCGTAAAGCAGAAACAATGCTGAACGAGCTCTTCAAGACGTATATGGAGGCGCATCGGATCGTCAATACCCATGTTGCAAGGCTTGACAGCAATCTGAAAAACTTTGAAAATCAGCTTGAAGCCGTTTCTACGGAAAAAGAACAATTCAAAGCCCTATACAACTCCGGGATGCTGATCTCTAATAAAAGCGAGTTACAAGGATTGATTGCATTTGCGATGGATCAGATAACCTACCACTTGCGCGCGGAACGCGGGTTCTTAATTTTGGTTGATGAGGCGGGACAAAAAGAATATTTCGTCAGTAAAAACTTTGACGGACAGAATATAGACGATCCGGCCAACGAGGTTTGTTCTTCCGTCATTAAAAAAACGCTCGATGTATTGAAGCCTGTGAAGATCGATGACGATTCCATGACGGATAGCTTTACAAAACAGGGAAGTTTTGTTCGGCTCGGGCTTCGTTCTGTCTTGTGCGTGCCGATCATTCACCGTAAAACCTTACTGGGCGTAGTGTATCTCGATCGTCGCGACGACATAAAACCTTTTTCAGATAATGATTTAACGTTTCTGATGGCCTTTGCGAAACAGATTGCGTTTCGCGTGAATGAACTGAACGAAATGAAAAACGTTCAGTATGAATATGAGCGCCGCGACCGGAGCCGGCTGCAGGAACTGCGGGAAAAATATAATTTCAAGGAAATTGTCGGCACCAGCGAGAAGCTGGTTCACATTTTGGAGTTGTCGGCCAAAGTAGCGCCGACGGATGTGCCGATTCTCATTCTCGGCGAAAGCGGCACCGGCAAGGAACTCATTGCGCGCGCGATCCATTTTAACAGCGACCGGTTTGACAAGAAGTTTATTGCGATCAATTGCGCCGCAATTCCATCCGATCTTCTGGAGTCGGAATTATTCGGATTTGATCCGGGCGCATTTACCGGCGCGGTCAAATCCAAATTGGGTAAGTTTGAATTAGCGCACCAGGGCACGTTGTTCCTCGATGAAATAGCGGAATTATCCGTTAATTTGCAGGCTAAAATTCTACGGGTAGTGCAGACGAAAGAGTTGGAGAGGTTAGGCAGTACCGAAACGCGCAAGATCGATATCAGAATTATTTCTGCCACCAATAAAAAATTAGATGAATTGATCAAAGCAGGGAAATTCAGAGAAGATTTGTATTATCGTTTGAAAGTCGTTGAAATCGTCGTTCCGCCGCTGCGAGACCGGAAAGAGGACATACAGTTACTGATTAATTATTTTATTCAAAAATACAGCCAAAACAAGATCACTTCCATCAGCGAGGAAGCGGTTGATATTTTGGAACACTATCAATGGGACGGCAATATACGCGAACTCGAAAACGTTATACAACGCGCCGCCATTTTATCCACCACTTCCATGATCCAGATCAACGACCTGCCGCTTGAGATCATTGCCAAAGTCGACAGCGGATATAAGATCAAAAACGATATTTCGCTCGAAGAAGCCGAAAAAGATTTCAGGAAATGGTTCATTGTCAGAACTCTACGCAAAGTTAATAATAATAAAACCAAAGCCGCCGAAATCCTAGGCATTAACCGCACGCATTTTTTTCGCATGCTTAATCAACTCGGAATTTCCGAGTAAACGCCTGTTTATCCGCATTTTGTAACCCGTGCGCGACATATATTCTATAAAAAGCGTCGCATTATTGTGACCATCCCGCCTCATTTCCCAGCCCTGATTTTCAACATGAGATATTCAATTATTGTAAAAACGACATTTAGAGCCGTCCGTCGTTTTTGGTATACATATTGAACAATAGCAGCTAATACACAACTTGCAAGAAATACGTGAAGAAAAAAATTCTTATTCTCAATCAGAATATCGATGAACTTTCGTCCATGCGCCAATTGTTTGCAAAAGAAGGGTGTGATGTTATTACCGCGTCTAGCTGGGAAACGGCGCTGAAACTTATTTCGAATATTGACATCGACTATTTGGTTTTAGACGCAAAAAATAAAGACTTCAAAGAGCGCTTTCAAAACGCGGTTCCGACAATAAAACGATAGCAATCTTGATTCATTTTTCATAACAGAGGAGGGGATATGTGTTATTTTCGAATGTTTTGCGCCTGCACATTTTTGTTTTTGACAACACTTTATTTGGCCGGCCCGGTCAACGCGCAGAGCGACAGAACGGCAGAATACATCAATCAAACTTTCTACAATAAACGACTGTCTTTGATTCGTACAGGGTATGATCGTTGGAAAGGATTGGCCGATGCGTTTCCGCAGGAAAAACATATTTCGGAAATGAATTCTCACTTTTACGCCGCAGTCAACGATTTTAATTACGGAAAAGACGCTGACGGGAAAACGATCATGCCGATGATGGTTGGTTATGCTTTCGGATGGCCGATCGGGGGATTTTACTTTTTAGGGTATACAACGGACTTCAAAAATTTTTTCAAAAAAGATAAAGACGAATCGGCCGGTTATTACAAGGCATTTACACTCGGCGCTAACGTGGATCTGCGTCTGATAACTCTGCAGGGCGACGCTACCGTCAGCGGCGGAACGGTTTCTTTCTACGGGAAATCCTATATCGCGCCCGTGAGGTCTTTTGTCGGGGCGGGGATTAGCAAATTTGGTTTAGTTGACAGGATCACTCCGGGTACTTCAGCGCAGCCAATGTATCCGGGGACTTTGGCAAAACCGCGAGCTAATGCGGCGGCGGTCAATGCGCAACAGATCATTAATAAAGGTACGTATGCGCTGGATCTGATTGAATTCGGAACAAATTACTTCCAATATTTTAACACGGGATTAAAGTATTTCAAACTCGTTAAAGCGCGATACGTTCCGAATATCTCTACTGCGTATCACCAGTTTATCGATTATAAGGACTGGGAAAAGATGAGCTGGGATTTTGAACTGTTTTATGAATCGCGCGGCAAGACATTAACTAAGTCATTTTCTCCCAAAGACTATGAAATACGATTTACCGTGTTCAAATTCTTAGGCGATCAAAGCGACGCCCTCAGCACCGATATTGGCACCAAAGGAACTACATGGCGGCCGGCGGCATTTCTCGGACTTAGTTACAAATCCAAAGAAGACGCCATCAGCCAGACTCTGACGGAAAGCGGACAGGCATATACAGGCGAACATGGTTTCGGCGGAGAAATTGGCGCCGGTTTTCGCGTATTGGGATTCAAACGATTCGGATTTCAGGAAGATACTTATGTAAAGCTCAGCTATTTCATCAATTACAGCCAATATTTCGAACGATTGCCCGCAATGACCAGCGGATTAAAATTTAGAGTGGTATTCTAAATCTATTCGTTCATTTAATTAAGGAGGAGAGACATGAAACGTTTTATTGTAATTGCAGCCTTAGCTTGGTGCGTCGCATACGCGCGCCCTGTGTTTGCGGGCGATGATGTTGCCAAAGCAACTCCGGCATGGAAAGTGAAAACAAAAAACAAACTGGAGAATGTTCAGGAAGTGTTGGGCGGACAGGCCTTTTTTTCTCGCGAAGACGATTACGTATCAGTGATCAATGCCGCGGACGGCAAGGTATTATGGGAAAAAGAATTAAAAGGTTTCAAGAGCAAGAAGTCGTTAATTCTGGTTAAAGACGATCAGCTATCCTATACGACTAAAAAAGAATTTGTCATACTTAATATGAACGACGGATCGGAAAAATCCCGCACGCCGTTTAAGAAAGATCCGCGTTCAGGAAAAGAAGTTTCGGAATCGGATTTCGTAGAATCGGTAAGAACCCCAAACGGGTATATCAATATTTTCCAGAAATCGGTAACGTTTACCGATTTTAAGGGCAACGAAATGTGGACGCGCGGCGATGAGAATATGGGCGCAGGTAATTACAAACTGTTTGATAACGGAAACTTTCTCGCATTTTATTCCAAATCGGTTTCCATGATCGATTATACTAACGGCAATGATCTCTGGAGCCGCAACGATCAGGGTTTCATGCCGGATTATTATCACCAGATCAAAAGCGGCCATTTTGTGGTATTCTATGAAAAAAGCGTCCGGCTGGTTGCTTTCGATTCCGGCAAAGATCTGTATGCATCCGCGGAACCGAGCAACGGCGACTTAAAATATACCTGGTATAAGACCGCCGCCGATAATGACGCGATCATTGTTTTTCTGAAAAAAAGTACCGTATTAGTGGACGGCAAAAATGGTAAGTTACTTTGGTCTGCCGCAATTAAGGGAAGTGAAGAGCGCGGCGGAGTGAAGAAAGATGAAGTGTGCGCTGAATCCGTCGGTAATGCCGCAGTCATCTATCTGGAAAAACAAGCGGTGGGGGTTCATTGTATTTCCGGAAAACAGACTTGGAAAGAGGACGTGAAAGACGATGATGAAATCGCGGACGCGGCGTCATATACCTATAGTGAAAACGATCAAATCGTCGCCGGGTTGGTCAGCGTGAATAAAGTATTGATAAGATACGACGTCGCAACCGCTGAAAAAATATGGAGAACGCCGGATAATTCTTTTATAGGACAGATGGTTGATCAGTATAAGATCGAGGGAGATGATTTTTTATTCGTATCCGGACGACGCGCGTTCCTCATGACCAATAAAGAATTAGGCGTACACCTGTACCGCGTGAATATTAAAGACGGTACGATCAAATGGCATACGCAGACCCGCGCAGGCTGGTCCAATGCATTTGGAAAAAATGTGAAGACAACCTACGCCAACGTTGCGAGCGGTCCGTTTATTTTTAAAGATAAAAATCTGATAGCGCTGGTAACGAATATGGGGTTGGCTCTGATCAATCTGACTGACGGAACCGTATGCGGCAAAGACGGGAAGTGGACAGCAAGCAAAATCGGCGATTGGAAAACGCCGGGCTGCGTTTATGAAAGTTATAAGATGATCTATGCCAGCACCATTGTTCCGCCCACGGCTCAAACAGTTAATATTGTCGCCGTGTACGCGAGCGCGTTCAGTTCTATGCGCAATATGTCTTTCGTCAACCTGAATCCTGATCCGATCATCGTAGGCGACGTCATGTACGTCTGCGCGTCGATGGATGAAAAAGTAGTTGCCGTAGATATCAAAGGAGGGAAAAAACTTTGGGAATGCGATGTGAATGGTCCCATCGTCAAATTGCCGTTCAGTAAGGGATTGGCTGTGAAAGACGGCAATGTGTTTGTTCGGACCGGATTTTATCTTGACGAAAATATTTTGTTTGGCGTAAATAACCCTAAACCGACCCCGATCGGAGATAAAGGCGATTTTGGTTTTGTCGGTATCGACGGTAAAACAGGTAAAGTCATGTGGAAGTTTCAGGACTTCGATAAAATGGATCCCGTCTATCTTGTAGACGTGGTGACCGATAAAGCCTACGCCGAGAAGGCACAGAACGGCAATTGCTCGCAGAAAAAACTTAAATTAGGATTGGTCGGCATCAATATCGATCGGCCGTCGTACATGTTAATCGGCGGCGGCAATGGCATTGCGGGCATTCAGCGTGATGCAAACGATCCGTGCAAGGCCCTATGGCACATTGACGACGATTTCACGGCGGCATCCGCGGCATATGAATTAGGCGCGGGTACGACCGCGATGATGTTATTTGCCAATGACGTAAAACGCACCGTGATCTGCTCCAACAAAAATATGTATCTGGTGGATGAGGCAGCGCACAAGGTCTTATGGAAAGCAAAAAAAGAATCCAACCAATTTCTCCCGGCGCTGGTTTCTACCAAAGCCGGGCTCTTGTTGGACGTAGATGGAAAAGAAATGACGGCGTATAAGTTTGTTAATTAGTTTCGATTGAAGTATAGCGAAATTAAATTCCGCTATACACTTTATAAAACATAAATTTGAAAGTAATTTAGAATAAGAAGCATTAAATAATTACCTAAACAAAAAACCCCGTAAACATAAAATGTCTACGGGGTTTTAGTTTTTGTCCGATCCGCTTTCTAAAAATCA
This DNA window, taken from bacterium, encodes the following:
- a CDS encoding sigma-54-dependent Fis family transcriptional regulator, producing MQKITDLLDDLNKKLDEGFKELSALFSGLNTSLAQKDYRKAETMLNELFKTYMEAHRIVNTHVARLDSNLKNFENQLEAVSTEKEQFKALYNSGMLISNKSELQGLIAFAMDQITYHLRAERGFLILVDEAGQKEYFVSKNFDGQNIDDPANEVCSSVIKKTLDVLKPVKIDDDSMTDSFTKQGSFVRLGLRSVLCVPIIHRKTLLGVVYLDRRDDIKPFSDNDLTFLMAFAKQIAFRVNELNEMKNVQYEYERRDRSRLQELREKYNFKEIVGTSEKLVHILELSAKVAPTDVPILILGESGTGKELIARAIHFNSDRFDKKFIAINCAAIPSDLLESELFGFDPGAFTGAVKSKLGKFELAHQGTLFLDEIAELSVNLQAKILRVVQTKELERLGSTETRKIDIRIISATNKKLDELIKAGKFREDLYYRLKVVEIVVPPLRDRKEDIQLLINYFIQKYSQNKITSISEEAVDILEHYQWDGNIRELENVIQRAAILSTTSMIQINDLPLEIIAKVDSGYKIKNDISLEEAEKDFRKWFIVRTLRKVNNNKTKAAEILGINRTHFFRMLNQLGISE
- a CDS encoding PQQ-binding-like beta-propeller repeat protein translates to MKRFIVIAALAWCVAYARPVFAGDDVAKATPAWKVKTKNKLENVQEVLGGQAFFSREDDYVSVINAADGKVLWEKELKGFKSKKSLILVKDDQLSYTTKKEFVILNMNDGSEKSRTPFKKDPRSGKEVSESDFVESVRTPNGYINIFQKSVTFTDFKGNEMWTRGDENMGAGNYKLFDNGNFLAFYSKSVSMIDYTNGNDLWSRNDQGFMPDYYHQIKSGHFVVFYEKSVRLVAFDSGKDLYASAEPSNGDLKYTWYKTAADNDAIIVFLKKSTVLVDGKNGKLLWSAAIKGSEERGGVKKDEVCAESVGNAAVIYLEKQAVGVHCISGKQTWKEDVKDDDEIADAASYTYSENDQIVAGLVSVNKVLIRYDVATAEKIWRTPDNSFIGQMVDQYKIEGDDFLFVSGRRAFLMTNKELGVHLYRVNIKDGTIKWHTQTRAGWSNAFGKNVKTTYANVASGPFIFKDKNLIALVTNMGLALINLTDGTVCGKDGKWTASKIGDWKTPGCVYESYKMIYASTIVPPTAQTVNIVAVYASAFSSMRNMSFVNLNPDPIIVGDVMYVCASMDEKVVAVDIKGGKKLWECDVNGPIVKLPFSKGLAVKDGNVFVRTGFYLDENILFGVNNPKPTPIGDKGDFGFVGIDGKTGKVMWKFQDFDKMDPVYLVDVVTDKAYAEKAQNGNCSQKKLKLGLVGINIDRPSYMLIGGGNGIAGIQRDANDPCKALWHIDDDFTAASAAYELGAGTTAMMLFANDVKRTVICSNKNMYLVDEAAHKVLWKAKKESNQFLPALVSTKAGLLLDVDGKEMTAYKFVN